The DNA window AAAGCGACTTCTTCCTAGGAAAGCAGGAGAAGTCGAACCGCGAGCACCTGATCACTTTCGTCAATAACGATTTGGCCGCCGTGCGCTGGCGACACTATCGCATGTACCCGAATTCGTTCACGAGTTCGGCAGGCAACCCATCCAAAGAAGGAGGTTTGGGTGTTCGGTTGATGAACAACGAACTGCCGGACCTCTTCAACATCGAAATGGACCCGCGTGAGCAGATCAACATTTGCGCAGACAACGCCTGGGTCTTCCGACACTACCTGCGGATCATCGGTGAGTACAAGCAATCGCTTGAGGAACATCCGAACCCGCCCGGCGTCAGCCTAACAGACATCGATTAATTGGAGATAAGAAAATGAAATCACTAACAAACCTCGCCCTGTCCGGATTTAACGATGAACATCCATAAGCAGGACGAACGCGACGCGGTCTTCCTTAAGCTCTTTTTGAAAGGGAAGGCGGGCCAGGTAAGCGACGAAGAGGTGCATTACTTCCGTGATCATCCGGACCAGATCGACGAAGTTTCGGCACCGGTCAAGGTCCACCTGATCTTTCTATGGGCCGGCGGACTCCTGGGAGTCGCCTTTGTCGCGCTCTCCAAATGGTTCAAGTTTTCGCAGGTTACCAGGTTCCTGTCGGAAGGCAGCGGAGAGTTTGTAATCGACATCGTATTCGAGATAGGGGTCGCCCTGATCGGGGCCGCAGTTACCGCGTACATCCTCGGCATCCTGCTGAACCAACAGCAGGAGAAGGCCGCCAAGTGGCGGACCGAAATCCGTCGCAGAATTCATGAGATAGAAGGCTAGAACGTCATGAAAATGAAATCACTCACCGTCCTCGCTCTGGCCGTCCTCGCGGCGGTTCGTATGGCAGCGTCGGTGCAGGCTGACGATGCTGGAGAAAACAAAAACCTCTTCAAGAGCCCCGGAGCGAAACAGGCAGCCAAGGATTTCAAACCGGCCCCCGACAAGATGGAAACCAACTTTGGCAGCCTGGAGTTCGAAGGCGGTTCGTTTCCGACAGAAGCCTCGACGCAGAAGATCTACGACGAGATGGATCGGCAGCGCGCCACCCAGGCGTATATGGATTTCTATCCGTCGCTCTCACTCTACAGCATCGTCAAATCGCAGATTCGCGACTTCGGGTTCAAGTCCGCTTCGGACGTCGGCGTCATGGCCGACTTCATGACACCGAGTGAGAACTACCTGACCGGAAACAACATCACGGTCTATGCCTTTGCCTCCATCGACTTGAAAGTCGACGGCCCCACCGTCGTGGAGATCCCGCCGGGAATGTATGGCAATGCCAACGACGCCGCTTTCAAATACCTCACCGACTTCGGCCCCACCGGACCGGACAAGGCCAAGGGCGGCAAGTACCTGTTCCTGCCGCCAGGTTTCAAAGGCGAAACTCCAAAAGGTTATTTTGTGTTCCGCTCACCGGGCTACCGGATCTGGGCGATGATGCGCGGCTTCGGCGAAGTTGGCAATGGCGATCAGGCCGTGAAATGGTTCAAGGATCGCTTGAAGGTTTACCCTTTGGCCACAGGCCCGCGGGAACACACCGCAGTCAATTGCTCCGGTATCGGTGCCAATACTCTGCCTCCCGAAGATGGCTCGGTGTTCACGATGTTGAACGAGATCATCCAGTACGAGCCGACGGAATTGTTCGACAAAGAATTGTTGGGACGACTGGCCACGTTGGGGATCGAAAAGGGCAAGCCCTTCAAACCGGACCAGCGGATGCAAGGCATCTTCGACACGGCAGCCAAACAGGGTGTCGCCATGTCGCGGGCAATCGTCTACGCATCGCGCGATCCGGAAATTAATTATTGGCCGAATCGGCATTGGGAAAAAATGTTCATTCGCAACACCGAGTTCGTCGCTGACGGCCACAACGACATCGACGCCCGAACCCTCTGGCACTATCAGGCGATTTGCGTTTCACCGAACCTGCTTTCTACCACTGCGGGTGTGGGGACTTCTTACTTGACCGCGTTCAGAGACAAAGAAGGCGTCTATCTTCTTGGCGACAAGATCTATCGTTTGCGTGTGCCGGCCAAGCCTCCCGTCAAACGCTTCTGGGCAGTGACGGCCTATGACCCAATCAGCCGGAGCCTGCTCGGTTCGGGAGGAAACATCAACGTCGGCAGCACGGGCAAACCTGAAGTTAATGACGATGGCTCCGTGGACATTTACTTCGGCCCGAAAAAGCCTGAAGGCAAAAAGAACTGGATCAAGACAGATCCTGACAAGGGATTCTTCGTGGTCTTCAGGTTCTATGGCCCACTGGAAGGCTACATCGAAAAGTCATGGATCCTCAACGACTTCGAACTGTTGGAATAGCAGACCGTGGCTGCGGCTTCCAGCCGCAGTGTCTTTCTGTACTGGGGCTGGAAGCCCCAGCCACGATGGGACTGAGACCAACTACCACCCCCGAACAAGCAAGAACAAACACAGATCCAATTACTAAGAAAGAAAAACCATGAAAAACCCAACACGATTCATCGTAGCTTTGGTTGCCGTCATCGCGTGCAACACCATGCTGCCGAGTGCTTCGGCTCAAACCGTTCAAGAAACTTATCTGGGTAAACTTGAATTTCAGGGCCAGACCATTACCAAAGAGACGGCGGAGCTTTTGCATCGCCGGATTCTTCAGCAGCGAGCCACTCAACTGGTCACTTGGGCGATGCCGATGATGAATTTCGAAACGCTTTATCCGGCACTGCTCAGCAATTTTAAGACCTCCAACGGGTTGGATCTGTCTGACACCGACATCTTCTTTGGCCTCTATGACGGTTACGACGGCGTCTATCCCTACATGACCGCGAACGTGACCACCCCTTACACGCTCGCAATGTCGGACCTGTCGAAGACCGGGCCTGTGGTCGTTGACCTGCCGCCCGGGGCGATCTACGGCGTGGTCGATAACGCGTGGATGCAGCCCATCCACGAGATCAATGGTAAGCCGGGAAAACTGTTGCTGGTTGGGCCGGGGCAGAATTACCCAAAGAACTTCGATGGCAAAATCATCCAATCCGACACCTTCCGAGTGCTCTACTTCTACCGTGCGCTCGGCACCGGGGATGAAGCCAAGAAACTCAGGACAGCCGTGAAGGCCTATAAATTGTCGGAAGCCGACAATCCGCCGAAGACCAAGTTCATTAAGTACGACCCGAAGCCGGGTGACAAGGTCGAGCTCAACACCCAGCCACGCGACATGCGGTTCTGGGAACTGGTGAACACCTATGTTCAGCGTGAACCGATGGCGGATCGCGACCGCTTCTTCTACGCCTGGCTCAAGGACGTCGGCATCGAAAAAGGAAAACCGTTCAAGCCGACTGCTCAGCAGAAAGAGATTCTGCAGCAAGGCCTGGACGTTGGCATGGCCATGTCGCAAGCGATCTCCTTCAACAAAACCAGGGAGATGTTCCCAACATCACTCTATGGCAAGGACTCCGGTTTTGAAGACGCGATGGCCGGGATGAATCCGAAAATCGATCTGCCGACGTACTCGCAGTTCAACGAGCGGGCATCCTACGGTTTCGAGGCGACCACCACGTCGGCCGGCATGGTCTCGCGGGTGGCAGGCCAAGGTTCAGCCTATCTGGGAAGTTACTACGATGCCGACGACAAAGCATTGATGGGGGGCAACAATTACAAGCTCCACGTCGGTCCCAATCCACCGGCAGCCAACTTTTGGTCAGTTACCGTCTATGACATCGAGAATCGATTGATCATCCGCAACGAAATCAAACGGTCGGACCGTTCATCCCGCACCGAAGGTCTGATCAAGAACGACGACGGCTCAGTGGATCTGTACTTTGGACCGACCGCCCCCGAGGGCAAAGAAGTGAACTGGGTCCAGACCAACAAAGGCCAGTCCTTCTTCGTCTACCTGAGGCTCTATGGTCCAGAGCAAGCTTACTTCGACCAAACGTTCCCGATGAGCAAGATCGAGAAAGTGAAATAGAGAATACCGGAAACTAACGTGGCTGTGGCCTCCAGCCGCAGTTGGGTAGGAGAACGCTGCGGCTGGAAGCCACAGCCACGTAAAGGCAACGAAGTCAAAACAACTAATACGAGAGTAAAGAACAGGCACATAAAAATGAAACAAATATTCCAAACGAAATCAGGGCCTCTTGCCGCGGTGCTTCTGATGACATGCATTCTGTGCGGCACAACCAAGCTGGCTGTCGCTCAAGAAGCGAAGGACACGCAAAAGCCCAAGATGAAAATGACCACGGATATTCCGGAGTCGATCGTCACCCCGGACAAGGTGGAGACGCCGATTGGCACCCTCGAATATTTCGACGGAGTTCCGATCGGAGGGACCAAGGATGCGCTCTACGACTATGTGGACCGCGCCCGCGCGGTGCAGGTCTACATTGAAATGATCCCCGCCGTGTCCACCTACAGCCTCCTCCAGGGGAGCCGGGACATGAACATGGGCGATTCCAATCAGATCGTCCTTTGGGAACAGCTCGGCGATTCCAAGTCGCTGGTCCTGACCTACAACAACACCTCGCTCTACACCTGGGGCTT is part of the Novipirellula artificiosorum genome and encodes:
- a CDS encoding DUF1254 domain-containing protein, with protein sequence MKSLTVLALAVLAAVRMAASVQADDAGENKNLFKSPGAKQAAKDFKPAPDKMETNFGSLEFEGGSFPTEASTQKIYDEMDRQRATQAYMDFYPSLSLYSIVKSQIRDFGFKSASDVGVMADFMTPSENYLTGNNITVYAFASIDLKVDGPTVVEIPPGMYGNANDAAFKYLTDFGPTGPDKAKGGKYLFLPPGFKGETPKGYFVFRSPGYRIWAMMRGFGEVGNGDQAVKWFKDRLKVYPLATGPREHTAVNCSGIGANTLPPEDGSVFTMLNEIIQYEPTELFDKELLGRLATLGIEKGKPFKPDQRMQGIFDTAAKQGVAMSRAIVYASRDPEINYWPNRHWEKMFIRNTEFVADGHNDIDARTLWHYQAICVSPNLLSTTAGVGTSYLTAFRDKEGVYLLGDKIYRLRVPAKPPVKRFWAVTAYDPISRSLLGSGGNINVGSTGKPEVNDDGSVDIYFGPKKPEGKKNWIKTDPDKGFFVVFRFYGPLEGYIEKSWILNDFELLE
- a CDS encoding DUF1254 domain-containing protein; amino-acid sequence: MKNPTRFIVALVAVIACNTMLPSASAQTVQETYLGKLEFQGQTITKETAELLHRRILQQRATQLVTWAMPMMNFETLYPALLSNFKTSNGLDLSDTDIFFGLYDGYDGVYPYMTANVTTPYTLAMSDLSKTGPVVVDLPPGAIYGVVDNAWMQPIHEINGKPGKLLLVGPGQNYPKNFDGKIIQSDTFRVLYFYRALGTGDEAKKLRTAVKAYKLSEADNPPKTKFIKYDPKPGDKVELNTQPRDMRFWELVNTYVQREPMADRDRFFYAWLKDVGIEKGKPFKPTAQQKEILQQGLDVGMAMSQAISFNKTREMFPTSLYGKDSGFEDAMAGMNPKIDLPTYSQFNERASYGFEATTTSAGMVSRVAGQGSAYLGSYYDADDKALMGGNNYKLHVGPNPPAANFWSVTVYDIENRLIIRNEIKRSDRSSRTEGLIKNDDGSVDLYFGPTAPEGKEVNWVQTNKGQSFFVYLRLYGPEQAYFDQTFPMSKIEKVK